Proteins from a single region of Apium graveolens cultivar Ventura chromosome 7, ASM990537v1, whole genome shotgun sequence:
- the LOC141671263 gene encoding mannosylglycoprotein endo-beta-mannosidase-like isoform X2, with protein MDGSLCSRNMSSQHVDLNFRAINYSAEVYINGHRRVLPKGMFRRHTLDVTDILHADGQNLLAVIVYPPDHPGKIPPEGGQGGDHEIGKDVATQYVEGWDWMAPIRDRNTGIWDEVSFSVTGPVKIVDPHLVSSFFDGCTRAYLHATTELVNKSSSVAECDLIIQVTTELEGNICLVEHLRKEHLSILPGAHVQYTFPKGFFYKPNLWWPNGMGKQSLYNVEISVEVKGFGESDSWSHLFGFRKIQSDIDSTTGGRLFKVNEQPIFIRGGNWILSDGLLRLSDKRYKTDIKFHADMNFNMIRCWGGGIAERPEFYHYCDLYGLLVWQEFWITGDVDGRGVPISNPDGPLDHDLFLFCARDTVRLLRNHPSLALWVGGNEQVPPDDINTALQNDLKLNPDFQKLDEIDNSTEELPLVLTDPSQYLDGTRVYIQGSMWDGFANSKGDFTDGPYEIQKPENFFKDEFYMYGFNPEVGSVGMPVAATIRATMPPEGWKIPLFNELSNGYVEEVPNSVWDYHKYIPYSKPNLVHDQILHYGTTKDLNDFCLKAQLVNYIQYRALLEGWTSRMWSKYTGVLIWKTQNPWTGLRGQFYDHLHDQTAGFYGCRSAAEPIHVQLNLHTYFIEVVNTTPNILSNVAIEVSIWDLDGDCPYYKVAELLSVPCKRTISVIEMEYPKSRDPKPVYFLLLKLYNVSDYSILSRNFYWLHLPGGDYKLLEPYRKKTVPLKITSRTMINGSSYDIRMHVENTSKKQETRNLLYKNNFVDSIGDKDFCMSSNETVQSHNEQQVNFLQRMSQKFSGESDDLITEEISGSETGVAFFLQFSVHASKKDPKEGEDTRILPVHYSDNYFSLIPGELMPITLSFEVPSGVTPRVELRGWNYHATHTVQ; from the exons ATGGATGGAAGCCTATGTTCCCGGAAC ATGAGTAGTCAGCATGTAGATCTCAATTTCCGGGCTATAAACTATTCTGCCGAAGTGTATATTAATGGGCACAGAAGGGTCTTGCCAAAGGGGATGTTCCGTAGACATACACTAGATGTAACTGATATTCTGCATGCCGATGGTCAGAATTTACTTGCTGTTATTGTTTATCCTCCTGATCATCCCGGAAAGATTCCTCCAGAGGGGGGCCAAGGTGGCGATCACGAG ATTGGAAAAGATGTTGCCACACAATATGTTGAGGGCTGGGACTGGATGGCTCCTATAAG GGACAGGAACACTGGCATCTGGGATGAGGTATCTTTTTCTGTTACTGGG CCTGTAAAAATAGTGGATCCTCACTTGGTCTCATCATTCTTTGATGGTTGTACAAGAGCTTATTTGCATGCAACCACTGAATTGGTAAACAAAAGTTCCTCGGTTGCTGAGTGTGACTTAATCATCCAAGTGACAACAGAACTTGAAGGAAACATTTGCTTGGTAGAGCATCTTCGGAAGGAACACCTGTCAATCCTTCCTGGAGCTCATGTCCAGTATACATTTCCCAAG GGTTTCTTTTACAAGCCCAATCTATGGTGGCCAAATGGTATGGGAAAGCAATCCTTGTACAATGTTGAAATTTCTGTTGAGGTGAAGGGTTTCGGGGAATCAGATTCGTGGAGCCATCTATTTGGATTTCGCAAAATTCAGAGTGACATTGATAGTACAACTGGAGGAAG GTTGTTTAAGGTGAATGAGCAGCCAATTTTTATCCGTGGAGGCAACTGGATATTGTCTGATGGACTATTACGACTATCAGATAAACGTTATAAAACAGATATCAAATTTCATGCAGATATGAATTTCAACATGATAAGGTGTTGGGGTGGGGGGATAGCTGAAAGACCTGAGTTTTACCATTACTGTGATCTTTATGGGTTGCTG GTTTGGCAAGAGTTTTGGATAACAGGAGATGTTGATGGACGAGGTGTCCCTATTTCAAACCCTGATGGTCCTTTAGATCATGACCTTTTCCTCTTCTGTGCGAGAGACACTGTTAGGCTTCTCAGGAATCATCCTAGTCTTGCATTATGGGTAGGAGGAAATGAACAAGTTCCACCAGATGATATCAACACAGCTTTACAAAACGATCTAAAACTCAATCCAGATTTTCAGAAACTCGATGAAATTGACAACTCAACAGAAGAACTTCCCCTAGTTTTAACAGATCCTAGTCAATACCTTGATGGTACACGCGTCTATATACAAGGGTCTATGTGGGATGGCTTTGCAAACAGTAAGGGAGATTTCACAGATGGCCCATACGAAATTCAGAAGCCTGAAAACTTTTTTAAGGACGAGTTCTACATGTATGGCTTCAACCCTGAGGTTGGTTCTGTTGGGATGCCTGTTGCAGCTACTATCAGGGCAACAATGCCTCCGGAGGGATGGAAAATTCCTTTATTCAATGAACTGTCAAATGGTTATGTTGAAGAGGTTCCAAATTCTGTATGGGATTACCATAAATACATCCCTTACTCAAAACCAAACTTGGTTCATGATCAAATATTACATTATGGTACCACGAAGGATCTTAATGACTTTTGTCTCAAG GCGCAACTAGTTAATTATATTCAGTACCGAGCTCTGTTGGAAGGGTGGACTTCTCGAATGTGGAGTAAATACACAGGTGTTCTGATTTGGAAAACACAAAATCCCTGGACAGGTCTAAGAGGCCAGTTTTATGATCATCTTCATGATCAAACAGCAGGATTTTATGGTTGTCGCTCTGCAGCTGAACCAATTCATGTCCAGCTGAATCTGCATACGTATTTTATAGAG GTGGTCAACACTACACCCAATATACTGTCAAATGTGGCTATAGAAGTATCTATTTGGGACTTGGATGGAGATTGTCCATACTACAAAGTAGCTGAATTGCTCTCTGTTCCATGTAAAAGAACTATATCTGTTATTGAGATGGAGTACCCAAAGTCTAGGGATCCGAAGCCGGTCTACTTCCTGCTTCTGAAACTCTATAATGTTTCTGATTACAGCATATTATCAAGGAACTTTTATTGGTTGCACCTGCCTGGTGGTGATTATAAATTACTGGAACCATACAGGAAGAAAACGGTACCCCTGAAGATAACTTCACGGACAATGATAAATGGGTCTAGTTATGATATACGAATGCATGTGGAAAACACTTCAAAGAAACAAGAAACCAGAAATCTGCTATACAAGAATAATTTTGTTGACAGTATTGGTGATAAGGATTTTTGTATGTCCTCGAACGAAACTGTACAGAGTCACAACGAGCAGCAAGTCAATTTCCTTCAGAGGATGTCCCAGAAATTCTCAGGGGAATCTGATGATTTGATCACCGAGGAAATCAGTGGATCTGAGACTGGTGTTGCTTTCTTTCTCCAGTTCTCTGTTCATGCTTCAAAGAAGGATCCAAAAGAAGGGGAAGACA
- the LOC141674299 gene encoding uncharacterized protein LOC141674299, protein MERKNQSLEEMYSRITLEDEDEGGVDIGGEEGVVEAQKFILIGRFLTEKIVNFNAMQNMMASLWRPKEGMEVHDLGGFRYSFVFYHVLDLQRVLEGGPWSFEQSTLVCHQLSGNEDPHTVQLKETNMWIQVYNIPSGFIFENVLKSIGNSIGRYVKSDSANFHGS, encoded by the coding sequence ATGGAGCGGAAAAATCAATCATTGGAGGAAATGTATTCGAGAATAACATTGGAGGATGAAGATGAAGGAGGGGTGGATATTGGTGGGGAAGAGGGGGTAGTAGAGGCACAAAAGTTTATATTGATTGGGAGGTTCCTTACAGAGAAAATTGTCAATTTTAATGCGATGCAGAACATGATGGCTTCGTTATGGAGGCCAAAAGAAGGAATGGAAGTGCATGATCTGGGAGGTTTTCGTTATTCTTTTGTTTTCTACCATGTGTTGGATTTACAAAGGGTCCTGGAGGGGGGGCCGTGGTCCTTTGAGCAGAGTACGTTGGTTTGTCATCAGTTGTCTGGGAATGAAGATCCTCATACAGTACAATTGAAGGAGACAAATATGTGGATTCAAGTGTATAATATTCCAAGCGGCTTCATATTTGAGAATGTGCTAAAGAGTATAGGCAATTCGATTGGTCGTTATGTTAAGTCTGACTCTGCTAATTTTCATGGTTCATGA
- the LOC141674298 gene encoding uncharacterized protein LOC141674298 has product MSLLAWNCRGLAKPRAVRFLKEIVYQYRPCIIFLETLGKIKKIEEVCKIIGFARYHAVDVQGHGGGLALFWKTDGGVQVMDSCSNYIDFEVNHAQVGRWRYTGVYGYPERSRRREAWNMIRSLAERSSIPWCLIGDFNDMVAANEKRGGHVHPRSLMQGFSETIFECGLMDLGFEGEEFTWEKFRGTEDWVQERLDRGLANQGWKELFPDAVVKVGEVSMSDHIPIFLSLNRKVYMKKQMQFKFENMWIREKECYGLINECWMNGGSGSILDKMVRCCIKLEEWGGGLVKEMRDNLVKYRNQMRILRARRDAYGVSQYNAARWEYLGLLERQEVYWKQRAKQF; this is encoded by the coding sequence ATGAGTCTTTTAGCATGGAACTGTCGTGGGCTGGCCAAGCCACGAGCAGTTAGGTTTCTTAAAGAAATCGTGTATCAATATAGGCCTTGTATTATTTTCCTTGAAACTTTAGGTAAAATAAAAAAGATCGAAGAGGTCTGCAAAATAATTGGTTTTGCTAGGTACCATGCTGTGGACGTTCAAGGTCATGGTGGTGGTCTTGCATTATTCTGGAAAACTGATGGAGGAGTTCAAGTAATGGATAGTTGCAGTAATTACATTGATTTTGAAGTTAATCATGCTCAGGTTGGGAGATGGCGTTATACAGGGGTTTATGGCTATCCGGAGAGAAGCAGGAGAAGGGAGGCGTGGAATATGATTCGAAGTCTGGCTGAGAGATCGTCAATTCCCTGGTGCCTTATTGGGGACTTTAATGATATGGTGGCTGCAAATGAAAAGAGGGGAGGGCATGTTCATCCAAGGAGTTTGATGCAGGGTTTTTCGGAAACGATTTTTGAATGTGGTTTAATGGATTTGGGTTTTGAAGGTGAGGAATTTACTTGGGAGAAGTTTAGAGGAACAGAAGATTGGGTGCAAGAGAGGTTAGATAGAGGACTAGCAAATCAAGGTTGGAAAGAATTGTTTCCAGATGCTGTGGTTAAGGTGGGGGAAGTATCAATGTCGGACCATATCCCTATTTTTCTAAGTTTAAATAGGAAGGTGTATATGAAAAAGCAGATGCAGTTCAAGTTTGAGAATATGTGGATTAGGGAGAAAGAGTGTTATGGTCTAATTAATGAGTGCTGGATGAATGGTGGGAGTGGAAGTATTCTGGATAAAATGGTTCGGTGTTGCATTAAGCTTGAGGAGTGGGGGGGTGGTTTAGTGAAGGAGATGCGAGATAATTTGGTGAAGTATAGGAATCAGATGAGAATTTTACGGGCTAGACGAGATGCTTATGGTGTTAGCCAGTATAATGCAGCTCGTTGGGAGTATTTGGGTCTCTTAGAAAGACAAGAAGTTTATTGGAAACAAAGGGCTAAGCAATTTTGA
- the LOC141671263 gene encoding mannosylglycoprotein endo-beta-mannosidase-like isoform X1, protein MVEIGKTILNKGWLAARSTEVDLTGVALTTTHPPSFSPISPPWMEAYVPGTVLATLLKNKLIPDPFYGLNNESIIDIADSGTEYYTFWFFTTFYCKPMSSQHVDLNFRAINYSAEVYINGHRRVLPKGMFRRHTLDVTDILHADGQNLLAVIVYPPDHPGKIPPEGGQGGDHEIGKDVATQYVEGWDWMAPIRDRNTGIWDEVSFSVTGPVKIVDPHLVSSFFDGCTRAYLHATTELVNKSSSVAECDLIIQVTTELEGNICLVEHLRKEHLSILPGAHVQYTFPKGFFYKPNLWWPNGMGKQSLYNVEISVEVKGFGESDSWSHLFGFRKIQSDIDSTTGGRLFKVNEQPIFIRGGNWILSDGLLRLSDKRYKTDIKFHADMNFNMIRCWGGGIAERPEFYHYCDLYGLLVWQEFWITGDVDGRGVPISNPDGPLDHDLFLFCARDTVRLLRNHPSLALWVGGNEQVPPDDINTALQNDLKLNPDFQKLDEIDNSTEELPLVLTDPSQYLDGTRVYIQGSMWDGFANSKGDFTDGPYEIQKPENFFKDEFYMYGFNPEVGSVGMPVAATIRATMPPEGWKIPLFNELSNGYVEEVPNSVWDYHKYIPYSKPNLVHDQILHYGTTKDLNDFCLKAQLVNYIQYRALLEGWTSRMWSKYTGVLIWKTQNPWTGLRGQFYDHLHDQTAGFYGCRSAAEPIHVQLNLHTYFIEVVNTTPNILSNVAIEVSIWDLDGDCPYYKVAELLSVPCKRTISVIEMEYPKSRDPKPVYFLLLKLYNVSDYSILSRNFYWLHLPGGDYKLLEPYRKKTVPLKITSRTMINGSSYDIRMHVENTSKKQETRNLLYKNNFVDSIGDKDFCMSSNETVQSHNEQQVNFLQRMSQKFSGESDDLITEEISGSETGVAFFLQFSVHASKKDPKEGEDTRILPVHYSDNYFSLIPGELMPITLSFEVPSGVTPRVELRGWNYHATHTVQ, encoded by the exons ATGGTTGAAATAGGGAAGACAATTTTAAATAAAGGCTGGTTAGCTGCACGGTCAACGGAGGTTGACCTCACCGGAGTTGCTCTGACCACCACTCATCCTCCATCATTCTCACCAATTTCACCTCCATGGATGGAAGCCTATGTTCCCGGAAC TGTTTTGGCAACGCTTTTAAAGAACAAACTTATACCCGATCCTTTCTATGGGTTGAATAATGAGTCAATTATAGATATTGCTGATTCAGGGACAGAGTACTACACTTTCTGGTTTTTCACGACTTTTTATTGTAAACCG ATGAGTAGTCAGCATGTAGATCTCAATTTCCGGGCTATAAACTATTCTGCCGAAGTGTATATTAATGGGCACAGAAGGGTCTTGCCAAAGGGGATGTTCCGTAGACATACACTAGATGTAACTGATATTCTGCATGCCGATGGTCAGAATTTACTTGCTGTTATTGTTTATCCTCCTGATCATCCCGGAAAGATTCCTCCAGAGGGGGGCCAAGGTGGCGATCACGAG ATTGGAAAAGATGTTGCCACACAATATGTTGAGGGCTGGGACTGGATGGCTCCTATAAG GGACAGGAACACTGGCATCTGGGATGAGGTATCTTTTTCTGTTACTGGG CCTGTAAAAATAGTGGATCCTCACTTGGTCTCATCATTCTTTGATGGTTGTACAAGAGCTTATTTGCATGCAACCACTGAATTGGTAAACAAAAGTTCCTCGGTTGCTGAGTGTGACTTAATCATCCAAGTGACAACAGAACTTGAAGGAAACATTTGCTTGGTAGAGCATCTTCGGAAGGAACACCTGTCAATCCTTCCTGGAGCTCATGTCCAGTATACATTTCCCAAG GGTTTCTTTTACAAGCCCAATCTATGGTGGCCAAATGGTATGGGAAAGCAATCCTTGTACAATGTTGAAATTTCTGTTGAGGTGAAGGGTTTCGGGGAATCAGATTCGTGGAGCCATCTATTTGGATTTCGCAAAATTCAGAGTGACATTGATAGTACAACTGGAGGAAG GTTGTTTAAGGTGAATGAGCAGCCAATTTTTATCCGTGGAGGCAACTGGATATTGTCTGATGGACTATTACGACTATCAGATAAACGTTATAAAACAGATATCAAATTTCATGCAGATATGAATTTCAACATGATAAGGTGTTGGGGTGGGGGGATAGCTGAAAGACCTGAGTTTTACCATTACTGTGATCTTTATGGGTTGCTG GTTTGGCAAGAGTTTTGGATAACAGGAGATGTTGATGGACGAGGTGTCCCTATTTCAAACCCTGATGGTCCTTTAGATCATGACCTTTTCCTCTTCTGTGCGAGAGACACTGTTAGGCTTCTCAGGAATCATCCTAGTCTTGCATTATGGGTAGGAGGAAATGAACAAGTTCCACCAGATGATATCAACACAGCTTTACAAAACGATCTAAAACTCAATCCAGATTTTCAGAAACTCGATGAAATTGACAACTCAACAGAAGAACTTCCCCTAGTTTTAACAGATCCTAGTCAATACCTTGATGGTACACGCGTCTATATACAAGGGTCTATGTGGGATGGCTTTGCAAACAGTAAGGGAGATTTCACAGATGGCCCATACGAAATTCAGAAGCCTGAAAACTTTTTTAAGGACGAGTTCTACATGTATGGCTTCAACCCTGAGGTTGGTTCTGTTGGGATGCCTGTTGCAGCTACTATCAGGGCAACAATGCCTCCGGAGGGATGGAAAATTCCTTTATTCAATGAACTGTCAAATGGTTATGTTGAAGAGGTTCCAAATTCTGTATGGGATTACCATAAATACATCCCTTACTCAAAACCAAACTTGGTTCATGATCAAATATTACATTATGGTACCACGAAGGATCTTAATGACTTTTGTCTCAAG GCGCAACTAGTTAATTATATTCAGTACCGAGCTCTGTTGGAAGGGTGGACTTCTCGAATGTGGAGTAAATACACAGGTGTTCTGATTTGGAAAACACAAAATCCCTGGACAGGTCTAAGAGGCCAGTTTTATGATCATCTTCATGATCAAACAGCAGGATTTTATGGTTGTCGCTCTGCAGCTGAACCAATTCATGTCCAGCTGAATCTGCATACGTATTTTATAGAG GTGGTCAACACTACACCCAATATACTGTCAAATGTGGCTATAGAAGTATCTATTTGGGACTTGGATGGAGATTGTCCATACTACAAAGTAGCTGAATTGCTCTCTGTTCCATGTAAAAGAACTATATCTGTTATTGAGATGGAGTACCCAAAGTCTAGGGATCCGAAGCCGGTCTACTTCCTGCTTCTGAAACTCTATAATGTTTCTGATTACAGCATATTATCAAGGAACTTTTATTGGTTGCACCTGCCTGGTGGTGATTATAAATTACTGGAACCATACAGGAAGAAAACGGTACCCCTGAAGATAACTTCACGGACAATGATAAATGGGTCTAGTTATGATATACGAATGCATGTGGAAAACACTTCAAAGAAACAAGAAACCAGAAATCTGCTATACAAGAATAATTTTGTTGACAGTATTGGTGATAAGGATTTTTGTATGTCCTCGAACGAAACTGTACAGAGTCACAACGAGCAGCAAGTCAATTTCCTTCAGAGGATGTCCCAGAAATTCTCAGGGGAATCTGATGATTTGATCACCGAGGAAATCAGTGGATCTGAGACTGGTGTTGCTTTCTTTCTCCAGTTCTCTGTTCATGCTTCAAAGAAGGATCCAAAAGAAGGGGAAGACA